A genomic window from Ferviditalea candida includes:
- a CDS encoding ABC transporter permease — translation MKVISNIYNQKVLLILLIMFVLSSLFAPYFLTWQNISTLLTQSSIFGIMALGMTFVILAGEFDLSVGAVMAFSGVFAVKLAPYTGIGSAILIVVLSAALAGLLAGLLVTWFGLNSFMVSLCSMFFFNGLALAVSGSRPLMTMDPVLDWLGNGSTLSIPNMLWLFAILFVITEYVLRNTKFGRNVYAVGGDEQVARLSGIPVRFYKISVFVISGFCAGIGGILLAGMLNSASPTVGEGAALSVIFSVVIGGTSLAGGEGSAIRTVMGLFIFGILDDSLSLLNVPGFHQSLIKGVLLVVVIGMDYYSRGKVKAYG, via the coding sequence TTACAACCAAAAAGTATTGTTGATCCTGCTGATCATGTTTGTGCTCTCTTCCCTATTTGCTCCGTATTTTTTGACCTGGCAGAACATTTCGACCCTGCTGACGCAAAGCAGCATTTTCGGCATTATGGCGTTGGGCATGACATTTGTGATTCTGGCCGGGGAATTTGATTTGTCGGTGGGTGCGGTTATGGCCTTTTCGGGAGTGTTTGCCGTGAAGCTTGCCCCCTATACCGGAATCGGATCGGCCATCCTGATTGTCGTCCTATCCGCTGCATTGGCCGGATTGCTCGCCGGCCTGCTGGTGACCTGGTTTGGCTTGAACTCCTTCATGGTCTCGCTTTGCTCGATGTTTTTCTTTAACGGGCTGGCGTTGGCCGTATCCGGGAGCCGCCCGCTCATGACGATGGATCCGGTTCTCGACTGGCTGGGGAACGGCTCCACACTGTCGATTCCCAACATGCTGTGGCTTTTTGCCATTTTATTTGTGATTACGGAGTATGTTCTGCGTAATACCAAGTTCGGCCGCAATGTATATGCGGTAGGAGGGGATGAGCAGGTTGCGCGGCTCAGCGGGATTCCGGTGAGATTTTACAAGATCAGCGTGTTTGTCATTTCCGGTTTCTGCGCGGGAATCGGCGGAATACTTCTTGCCGGGATGCTGAATTCGGCTTCGCCGACTGTCGGGGAAGGCGCCGCGTTATCCGTGATCTTCAGTGTGGTCATCGGCGGCACGAGCTTGGCGGGCGGAGAAGGGAGCGCCATCCGCACCGTCATGGGGCTGTTTATTTTCGGCATTCTCGACGATTCGCTGTCGTTGCTCAATGTGCCGGGCTTTCACCAGTCCTTGATCAAAGGCGTGCTGCTGGTCGTCGTCATCGGTATGGATTACTACTCGCGGGGGAAAGTGAAGGCTTACGGTTAG